One Nitrospira sp. DNA window includes the following coding sequences:
- a CDS encoding SAM-dependent methyltransferase has translation MGGPQCRSCGAVLAHTFVDLGMSPLANSYIKADESNRMEPFYPLHVYVCSGCLLVQLEEFTSPQSIFGDYAYFSSFSESWLAHAKRYVEKVSERFALGPRHHVVEIASNDGYLLQYFVQRGVPVLGVEPAANVAAVAQKKGVQTVVKFLGVKTARELAKRKKRADLLIGNNVLAHVPNINDFVGGLKILLKPQGVITMEFPHLMRLMAENQFDTIYHEHFSYLSLLAVERVFERHGLALFDVEELPTHGGSLRVYARHSDDTSKPVEKRVFELRQREDRAGFGNLQHYLSFAEQVSRTKRKLLSFLVEAKENGKSVVGYGAPAKGNTLLNYCGVRTDFLDYTVDLSPYKQGQLLPGVRIPIHPPDKIKETKPDYVLILPWNIREEVMQQMAFIGAWGGKFVVPIPEVRVLS, from the coding sequence TGGAGCCGTTCTATCCGCTCCATGTTTACGTGTGTAGCGGATGCCTCTTGGTACAGCTTGAAGAGTTTACGAGCCCGCAGAGCATTTTTGGCGATTACGCCTATTTCTCATCCTTTTCCGAGAGTTGGCTGGCGCATGCGAAGCGCTATGTCGAAAAGGTCAGCGAACGATTTGCCCTTGGCCCGCGGCATCATGTCGTGGAAATCGCGAGTAACGACGGCTATCTCTTGCAATATTTTGTGCAACGAGGAGTGCCGGTGTTAGGGGTTGAACCGGCCGCGAATGTGGCCGCTGTCGCCCAAAAAAAGGGCGTCCAGACTGTCGTGAAGTTCCTCGGGGTGAAGACCGCTCGGGAACTGGCAAAGCGAAAGAAGCGGGCCGATCTCCTGATCGGAAACAACGTCCTGGCACACGTGCCCAACATCAATGATTTTGTCGGAGGGCTGAAGATTCTGCTTAAGCCGCAAGGAGTGATCACGATGGAGTTTCCCCATCTTATGCGGCTGATGGCGGAAAATCAGTTCGACACGATCTATCACGAGCATTTTTCCTACTTGTCGCTGCTTGCGGTGGAACGGGTGTTCGAACGACATGGGCTCGCCCTCTTCGATGTTGAAGAACTGCCTACGCATGGCGGATCTCTGAGAGTTTACGCACGACACAGCGATGATACTTCAAAGCCTGTCGAGAAACGGGTGTTCGAGTTGCGGCAACGCGAAGACCGCGCGGGATTCGGGAATTTACAGCACTATCTCTCTTTCGCCGAACAGGTTTCGAGAACGAAGCGAAAATTGTTGAGCTTTCTCGTTGAAGCAAAGGAGAACGGCAAATCCGTGGTGGGCTACGGCGCGCCTGCCAAGGGCAATACCCTTCTCAATTACTGTGGCGTCCGGACCGATTTTCTCGACTATACGGTCGATCTGAGCCCGTATAAACAAGGCCAATTGCTTCCAGGGGTGCGGATTCCCATTCATCCGCCGGACAAAATCAAGGAAACGAAACCCGACTACGTCCTCATTCTGCCGTGGAATATCCGGGAGGAAGTCATGCAACAAATGGCTTTCATCGGAGCGTGGGGAGGGAAATTCGTCGTGCCGATTCCGGAGGTGAGGGTTCTGTCGTGA